A segment of the Rhizobium sp. ZPR4 genome:
CGAAACGCCAGATCAGATCCGGCAGCGCCTGACGCGGGCCGACGGGGTCGAACAACGCGATCCACGAGCGGCCCTGCTTGCCGTACATGATGAAGGCATCGCCCTTTTCCGAGAACATGATGTTCTTGTCGCCCATGCGCACCAGATTGGCGTCGGCCACGCCTTGCTTGCGGACGATTTCGACGGCGCGGGTCACCGCATCGTCGGTGACGGGCTCCAGGCGTTTCGTCGCCGGGCGCAGAAGGCTGAAGATTGCGATCGCCGAGGATAGGATGGAAATGCCGAGGGCCGCGCGAAGCCCGCGCGGCGCCTCGTCGGCGAATTCGAATTGCCACCAGAGCTGATTGCTGTATCCGACATCGCGATAGACGAAGAACAGCACCACGATCGCGCCGATGCAGACGACGGCAATGGCCGTCAGCCATCCGGCCGTCAGCGTCTGATTGAGCAGCGAGGCCGGTCGCTTGAACAGGCGGCGGCTGACGACAAGGCTGAAGACGAAGAAGGCCAGCAGTCCCGCCTCGACGATGGCGATGGCCTTCAGCAGCGACAGGAACAGGGCAAGCAGCGCCGAAAAACTCGATACCCACCAGGCGCCATCGAGGCGCTGGCTGAGACCACGCGCAGCTACGATGATCGCCAGCCCGAGAAGGCTGGAGAGAAAATGTGCACTTTCGACCAGCGATAGCGGCAGATAGTCGGACAGCACGATCAGGTTTTGATCCGGCGTCGGCGTGACGCTCGAGAAGACCAGCATCATGCCGAGCAATAGCGCAAAGGCCGAAAGCAGCTGCGGCATGACACGGGCGCCGATGCGGCGCATGCTGGAAGCCACCGGATGATCGACGAAACGACGCAGCTCCGCCACCGAGATCGCGGCGATCGCGATGACGAGCGGGATGACGTTGTAGATGACGCGATAGAGGACCAGAGAGCTCAGAACGGCGTCTTCGTTCACCGAACTGCCGAGCCAAGCGATGATGATCGTCTCGAAGACGCCGAAGCCGGCTGGAACGTGGCTGAGCACACCGAGGCCGACAGCGATGGCATAGATGGCGAAGAAGCCCGGCCATCCGATCGAGGTTTCCGGCAGCAGTACATAGAGCACGGAGGCCGAGGCTGCGATATCGAATGCGGTGACGAGGAACTGTCGCGACCAAGTGCGCGAATCCGGCAACCGAACTTCGACCGGCCCGATGCGCACCTCGCGGCCGTTGCGGCCGGCATAGACGACGAAAGCGAGCGCCGCGAGAATGACGATGGCGATCAGCCGCAGCCACAAGCCATCGACGCCGATCAGCGGGCCGATCTCGTCGGCGATGACCAGAAGCGCGATAGCGCCGACGGCGGCCAGGCCGAGACCGAAGGCGAGCGTGACGAAAGCGATGACGCGGGTGATGTCGTCGGGCGACAGTCCGAGCCGGGTATAGGCGCGGTAGCGGATGGCACCGGCGCTGAGCGCGCCAAAGCCGGCCGTGTTGCCGACTGCATAGGCGCTGAAGGAGGTCAGCGCCACATGGGGAAACGGCAGCCGCTTGCCGATATATTCGAGTGCATTCTGGTCATAGAAGATCAGGGAAGCGAAGCTCAGGCCGGTAAACAGCAGCGCAAGCAGCACCGAGGAGATCTTCGTCGTCGTCAAGGCGTGCACGACGTCGTCATAACGCACTTCTGTGGTCAGGTCGTAGATCGCGTAAGCAGCGATGCAGAAGACGGCGACGGTGAGAAGAGCGACGATCAGCGCCCGGTAGCGGTTCAACAGACCGACGATACCGCCACGCTCTTCCAATTCCTCATCGGCATTTTCCAGATCGATTGGGCTCGACATACTCTACCTGTTTATAGTGATCTTCGCCGGTTCCGACTGTTCGGATATTCAGTAACATCGACGACGCGTCTTCGAGTTGCCGTATACACTTCTTTCGACAAGCCCGTTGTGACGCGCGCTCCCATCATTCTGAATTTTGGCAATTTTGGCGCAGGCCCCGTCCTGCCAGCAATGAATCTGTTATTATTTAAAGGATTTTGTCATTCACCCGGCTTTTGAGCTTATCCACACACAAAAGTGATCTTCCCATCCCATCCCGAAGGCAGCCTGTATCAGGAATTCGCCAACTGGTCATCTGTCCAGTCATTCCTTCATGCGAACACATCTTCGCGGCCGAGCAGCCGGCATGAATCACAATTCTTCGGGCAAACTCAGCCAGCCAGTTTTCGAAGGCCGAAGCTCAGCTTCGCTCCCGATTGTCGGAAACGTACTACAACGTGAGATAGATATCCATATTGCGCCGTCAACCTGTCCTCTTGATAAGATCGCGCTGAACCAGTCGAGATAGGTAGAACGAGCAGCTGGTCGACAAGCAAACGGATTGGCCCGGCGCCAAAATCAGCGCCGGGCCTCAAGCTGAAAGCCAATGCAGGGGGAAGGGTTTGATGACTCCCGATGCGTCTTTGCCGGAACTCAGCGATCCGGCGCCTCCGCCGGCTCGCCCCGCATCTCGCTCAGGAAGAATCCTTCGCGCAGATTGATCCCGTATTCGACGAAGGCCTTCATGCAGCAGAGCATCTGCGTCCAGCCCTCGCAGTTCAGATAGGTGCCGCGGCGGCCCGCCTCGTCTTCGCGCCAGCCGGTTTCCTCGATGATGACGAGCGTGCCGCCATCGTCCAGGGCATCGAATGTCATCTCGACCTTCGTCCTATAGCGGATGCCATCCTCACCGGTGCCGCCTTCCCAGCAAAAGACGATCCGCTTGTTGGCTTCCACCTCATTCACCTCGACAGGGGCATTCTTCCACCAGATGACCGTCGTTCCCGCCACAAGCGGGGCGCTGGCGCCGCCGACTGTCGTGAAATAGCTCGAAAGCTTCTTCGGATTGACGACCGCATCGAAGACTTCACCGACCTGGCGGCCGATCCGTCCTGAAATCCGAACATTCAATGTCATGGCATCTCCTCCGTTGTCCGTTTGTGGCTATCGCTCCATTGCGAGCGGCCTCATTATGTTATAAAAATATAACATGTCAAACGAATCGGATAGCGACCTGATTTTCAAGGCCCTTGCTCATCGTCGCCGGCGCGAAATCCTCGACATGCTCAAGAGCGCACCGCGTACGACGGGCATGCTCTGCGAGGCATTCACGGATATGGACCGCTGCACCGTGATGCAGCATCTGAAAGTGCTGGAGGAAGCCGATCTCGTGATCGCCAAAAAGGAAGGGCGCGAGCGCTGGAATCATCTGAACAGCCTGCCGATCAAACAGATCCATGATCGCTGGATCAGCGCCTATGCCGGCCACGCCCTCTCCATCCTCGATCAGTTGAAAAAAGATCTGGAGGATTAACAGGAAAGGGATGACTGCGGCCGGCGGAGGCCGGATTTAGGCTGTGCCAGTTCGGCTCAACAATCGCTTCAGCCGGTCGTTCGTCCCGTCCTCGTCGAGCGGCGTATAGACCACCAGCTTCATGTCGGCACGATCCATGACGGCAAGCGCGGTATATTCGAATGTCATCAACCCGCCTTCCAGATGGCGCAGACGCTTGTGACCGGTCAGCGGCCGCAGCACATCCTGCCTCGGCCACCACGCGCGAAATTCGGGGCTCGCCTGCGTCAATGTGGCGATCAGCCGCTCGAAATCGGGATCGCCGGCGTAACGGGCGCTGTCGGCGCGAAACATCGCCAGCGAATTCGCCGCAACGATCTCCCAATCGACAAGAAGCTGTCGATGAGCAGGGTCGGTAAACACCCGATGGACGCTGTTACGCGCATCGCCCTGCAGCAGGGCGTAATCGCCGAAAAGTGCGACCGCTGCCGCATTCCATGCCAGCACATCCCAACGCCGGCCGAGAACATAGGCCGGTTGGCCCGTAAGGCTCGCAAGCATGCGCCGCAGAGCGTCTGGTACATCCTCAGGACCGCGCGAAGGAGCTTCCGCAGACGGCCGATCACTCAGCGTGAAGAGATGCCGCCGCTCGGCCGGATCGAGGCGTAGCGCGTCGGCCAGCGCCGATAGAACCTCCGCGGAGGGGCGGACATCCCGGCCCTGTTCCAGCCATGTGTACCAGGTGGTGCCGACACCGGCGAGAAGCGCCACTTCCTCGCGCCTGAGCCCCGGCGTGCGCCGCCGAAACCCTTCCGGAAGCCCGACGCCTGCGGGCGTCAGTTTTTCCCGGCGGGAGCGCAGAAAGGCGCCGAACTCGCGACGCCTGGCTTCGAGAATGGACTGGCTCTGATTGATGGTCATGGCTTATCATAGCAGGATCAATACTAGGATAAAGTCAGAACTGTTTGCCGCGCCTGCAAGCTGCCAAATATCGTGATGCAGATAACAAGAAGGCAGTAGCTATGGATATGAGCGGCAAGACGGTCCTGATTACAGGCTCGACGGATGGTGTCGGGCGCCGGGTCGCGGAGCGACTGGCAGCAGCAGGTGCGACGGTGTTCATTCACGGCCGCAACAAGGCCCGCGCCGAAGAGCTGGTCTCCCGCATCCGGGACAAAGGCGGCAAAACGACCTTCCATCTTGCCGACCTTTCTTCGCTGGATGAGGTCCGCACTCTGGCCGACGCCATCGAGCATGATTACGACCACCTCGACGTCCTGATCAACAATGCCGGCATCGGCACCAATGGCGGCGGCGGGCGACAGGTGAGCCAAGACGGATACGAGCTGCGCTTTGCCGTGAATTATCTCGCCGGCTTCCTACTGACGCGCCGCCTGCTGCCCCTGTTGAAGGCAAGCACTCTCGCCCGCATCGTCAACGTGTCTTCGGCTGGACAGCAGGCAATCGACTTCTCCGACGTCATGCTGACACGCGGCTATAGCGGTGTGCGCGCCTATTGCCAGAGCAAGCTGGCGCAGATCATGTTCACCTTCGATCTCGCAGAGGAGCTTGCCGGCTCCGGCGTCACTGCCAGTTGCCTGCACCCGGCAACCTATATGGATACGACCATGGTGCGCCAGGCAGGCGTCACCCCCATAAGCTCCGTCGAGCAAGGTGCCGATGCCATCCTCAATCTGGCGGCCGGCACCGCCCTGGAAGGGCACACCGGCCTCTATTACGACGGGCTGCGCCCATCACGCGCTGCCGCCCAGGCCTATGACGCAACCGCGCGACAGCGTCTGCGAATACTCAGCCAGAGCCTTGCCGGCCTCGGCTGAACCATACCCCTGACCACTTCCCCTACCCCAGAAAGGAGACACCCATGTCGTCTCAGCATGTCGTTATTATCGGCGGCTCCTCCGGCATCGGCCTTGCGACCGCCGCCCATCTTCTCGAAAAAGGATACCGGGTCACGATCACAGGTCGCGACGCTGCGAAGCTCCAGGCTGCCACGCAAAGCCTGAACGGCGAGCTTACCCCCGTCGCCATGGATGCCGCCGACTTCACGGGCCTTACCGAAGCCTTCCAGGCAATCGGCCCGCTCGACCATCTCGTCCTGGCCTTGGGCGGCGGCAATGGCGCCGGTCCCTTTGCCACCGTCGACCTCGCCGATGTCAGGAAAGGCTTCGAGCAGAAGACCATGGCACATTTCGCCTGTGCCCAGGCTTGCCTTCCCCATCTTTCGAAGCAGGGCAGCATCACCTTCGTCTCCGCCGTCTCGGCACAGGCGGCCATGCCGGGAACCGCCGGGCTTGGAGCCATCAATGCCGCCATTGCCGCATTGGCACCGATCCTCGCCGTCGAACTCAAGCCCATCCGAGTGAACTGCGTTTCGCCCGGTGTCGTCGACACCCCCTGGTGGGATTTCCTAAGCGAAGAGCAGAAAGAGCCGACCTTCGCCAACTTCGCAGCACGCACGCCGGTCGGCCGCGTCGGCGACCCACGGGAGATCGCCGAAGCCATCGCTTTTC
Coding sequences within it:
- the mprF gene encoding bifunctional lysylphosphatidylglycerol flippase/synthetase MprF; its protein translation is MSSPIDLENADEELEERGGIVGLLNRYRALIVALLTVAVFCIAAYAIYDLTTEVRYDDVVHALTTTKISSVLLALLFTGLSFASLIFYDQNALEYIGKRLPFPHVALTSFSAYAVGNTAGFGALSAGAIRYRAYTRLGLSPDDITRVIAFVTLAFGLGLAAVGAIALLVIADEIGPLIGVDGLWLRLIAIVILAALAFVVYAGRNGREVRIGPVEVRLPDSRTWSRQFLVTAFDIAASASVLYVLLPETSIGWPGFFAIYAIAVGLGVLSHVPAGFGVFETIIIAWLGSSVNEDAVLSSLVLYRVIYNVIPLVIAIAAISVAELRRFVDHPVASSMRRIGARVMPQLLSAFALLLGMMLVFSSVTPTPDQNLIVLSDYLPLSLVESAHFLSSLLGLAIIVAARGLSQRLDGAWWVSSFSALLALFLSLLKAIAIVEAGLLAFFVFSLVVSRRLFKRPASLLNQTLTAGWLTAIAVVCIGAIVVLFFVYRDVGYSNQLWWQFEFADEAPRGLRAALGISILSSAIAIFSLLRPATKRLEPVTDDAVTRAVEIVRKQGVADANLVRMGDKNIMFSEKGDAFIMYGKQGRSWIALFDPVGPRQALPDLIWRFVEAARAAGCRSVFYQISPALLSYCADAGLRAYKLGELAVVNLANFELKGGKWANLRQTASRAVRDGLEFAVIEPQDIPEVMDQLAHVSDTWLADHNAKEKSFSLGAFDPDYVCSQPIGVLKKDGNIVAFANILMTETKEEGSVDLMRFSPDAPKGSMDFLFVQILEYLKGQGFQRFNLGMAPLSGMSRRESAPVWDRVGGTVFEHGERFYNFKGLRAFKSKFHPEWQPRYLAVSGGVSPMIALMDATFLIGGGLKGVVRK
- a CDS encoding SRPBCC domain-containing protein — encoded protein: MTLNVRISGRIGRQVGEVFDAVVNPKKLSSYFTTVGGASAPLVAGTTVIWWKNAPVEVNEVEANKRIVFCWEGGTGEDGIRYRTKVEMTFDALDDGGTLVIIEETGWREDEAGRRGTYLNCEGWTQMLCCMKAFVEYGINLREGFFLSEMRGEPAEAPDR
- a CDS encoding helix-turn-helix domain-containing protein; the encoded protein is MSNESDSDLIFKALAHRRRREILDMLKSAPRTTGMLCEAFTDMDRCTVMQHLKVLEEADLVIAKKEGRERWNHLNSLPIKQIHDRWISAYAGHALSILDQLKKDLED
- a CDS encoding helix-turn-helix transcriptional regulator, with protein sequence MTINQSQSILEARRREFGAFLRSRREKLTPAGVGLPEGFRRRTPGLRREEVALLAGVGTTWYTWLEQGRDVRPSAEVLSALADALRLDPAERRHLFTLSDRPSAEAPSRGPEDVPDALRRMLASLTGQPAYVLGRRWDVLAWNAAAVALFGDYALLQGDARNSVHRVFTDPAHRQLLVDWEIVAANSLAMFRADSARYAGDPDFERLIATLTQASPEFRAWWPRQDVLRPLTGHKRLRHLEGGLMTFEYTALAVMDRADMKLVVYTPLDEDGTNDRLKRLLSRTGTA
- a CDS encoding SDR family NAD(P)-dependent oxidoreductase encodes the protein MDMSGKTVLITGSTDGVGRRVAERLAAAGATVFIHGRNKARAEELVSRIRDKGGKTTFHLADLSSLDEVRTLADAIEHDYDHLDVLINNAGIGTNGGGGRQVSQDGYELRFAVNYLAGFLLTRRLLPLLKASTLARIVNVSSAGQQAIDFSDVMLTRGYSGVRAYCQSKLAQIMFTFDLAEELAGSGVTASCLHPATYMDTTMVRQAGVTPISSVEQGADAILNLAAGTALEGHTGLYYDGLRPSRAAAQAYDATARQRLRILSQSLAGLG
- a CDS encoding SDR family oxidoreductase yields the protein MSSQHVVIIGGSSGIGLATAAHLLEKGYRVTITGRDAAKLQAATQSLNGELTPVAMDAADFTGLTEAFQAIGPLDHLVLALGGGNGAGPFATVDLADVRKGFEQKTMAHFACAQACLPHLSKQGSITFVSAVSAQAAMPGTAGLGAINAAIAALAPILAVELKPIRVNCVSPGVVDTPWWDFLSEEQKEPTFANFAARTPVGRVGDPREIAEAIAFLIGNGFTSGHTLICDGGIRLGQ